From Selenomonas ruminantium AC2024, a single genomic window includes:
- a CDS encoding type I toxin-antitoxin system Fst family toxin has translation MSTLDIALKSLYYSVHSRYNIYAALREEVSYPLFKRIVELILAPLIVGILVELFSYWLNH, from the coding sequence ATGTCCACGTTGGACATTGCACTAAAAAGTCTTTATTATTCGGTACATTCACGTTATAATATATATGCCGCCTTGCGAGAGGAGGTGAGTTACCCTTTGTTCAAAAGAATCGTGGAGTTGATACTAGCTCCGCTGATAGTGGGAATCCTGGTTGAACTTTTCAGCTACTGGCTTAACCACTAA
- a CDS encoding L-ribulose-5-phosphate 4-epimerase: protein MLEELKEKVYEANMLLPKHNLITFTWGNVSGIDREKGLFVIKPSGVEYDVMKPSDMVVVDLGGNKVEGDLNPSSDTETHRIFYKEFPNIGGVVHTHSRWATIFAQAGQGVRAYGTTQGDYFYGEIPCTRDMTEEEIKGAYEYNTGVVAVERFKKYGINPDYVPAVLVKNHGPFTWGTDCFNAVHNAVVLEEVAMMAFHTQMLTQDRDPMPQVLLDKHFLRKHGPNAYYGQKKK from the coding sequence ATGTTAGAAGAACTGAAAGAGAAAGTCTATGAAGCCAATATGCTTTTGCCGAAGCATAATCTGATTACCTTTACCTGGGGCAATGTTTCCGGGATTGACCGGGAGAAGGGCTTGTTTGTCATCAAGCCGTCCGGGGTAGAGTATGATGTGATGAAGCCGTCGGATATGGTCGTAGTGGATTTGGGCGGCAACAAGGTGGAAGGCGACCTCAATCCGTCTTCCGATACGGAAACGCATCGGATTTTCTACAAGGAATTCCCCAACATTGGCGGCGTGGTGCATACGCATTCCCGCTGGGCTACAATTTTTGCGCAGGCTGGACAGGGTGTGCGCGCTTATGGCACAACGCAGGGAGATTATTTCTACGGCGAAATTCCCTGCACACGCGATATGACCGAGGAAGAAATCAAGGGCGCTTACGAGTACAACACTGGCGTGGTAGCTGTGGAACGCTTCAAGAAATACGGCATCAATCCGGATTATGTGCCGGCAGTGCTCGTGAAGAATCATGGCCCCTTCACCTGGGGGACGGACTGCTTCAATGCCGTACACAATGCCGTCGTGCTTGAAGAAGTTGCCATGATGGCCTTCCATACCCAGATGCTCACGCAGGACCGCGACCCCATGCCGCAGGTGCTGCTCGACAAGCACTTCCTGCGCAAACACGGCCCCAATGCTTATTACGGGCAGAAGAAAAAATAA
- a CDS encoding L-ribulose-5-phosphate 3-epimerase translates to MCKYQLGLYEKAMPGTLNWVEKLQAAKEAGFDYVEMSIDETDAKLARLDMSEGERDSIRAAMRAVGVPFRSICLSGHRKYPLGCPDMEKQKKSLAIMEKAVKLAADLGVRTIQLAGYDVYYEESSEKTRADFVKNLKIAAEMAGKEGIQMGFETMETPFMDNVKKAMEYVKLVDSPYLGVYPDSGNITNAALLYNDDVTEDLKRGKGHIVAVHLKETVPGRYREIPFGTGHVDFEQVIKTSWELGVRRYVAEFWYLDGQDYKAELKKASEFMRSRLDKMN, encoded by the coding sequence ATGTGTAAATATCAGTTAGGTTTATATGAAAAAGCCATGCCAGGGACGCTGAACTGGGTGGAAAAGCTGCAGGCGGCGAAAGAGGCGGGCTTTGATTATGTGGAAATGAGTATTGACGAAACGGATGCGAAGCTGGCTCGTCTGGATATGAGCGAAGGGGAAAGAGACAGCATTCGCGCAGCTATGCGGGCTGTGGGGGTACCGTTCCGCTCCATCTGTTTGTCGGGGCACCGCAAGTATCCTTTGGGCTGCCCGGATATGGAGAAGCAGAAAAAGAGCCTGGCCATCATGGAAAAGGCCGTGAAACTGGCGGCGGATTTGGGTGTCCGTACCATTCAGCTTGCAGGCTATGATGTGTATTATGAAGAAAGCTCGGAAAAGACGCGGGCGGATTTCGTGAAGAACCTCAAAATTGCTGCTGAAATGGCAGGCAAAGAGGGGATTCAGATGGGCTTTGAAACCATGGAAACGCCGTTTATGGACAATGTGAAAAAAGCCATGGAATATGTGAAGCTCGTGGATTCGCCGTATCTGGGTGTTTATCCGGATTCGGGTAATATCACCAATGCGGCGCTGCTCTATAATGACGATGTGACCGAAGACCTCAAACGCGGCAAGGGGCATATCGTGGCGGTGCATTTGAAGGAAACCGTGCCGGGCAGGTACCGCGAGATTCCCTTTGGCACAGGCCATGTGGATTTTGAGCAGGTCATTAAGACCAGCTGGGAATTGGGCGTGCGCCGCTATGTGGCGGAATTCTGGTACTTGGACGGGCAGGACTACAAGGCCGAACTCAAGAAGGCCAGCGAATTTATGCGCAGCCGTTTGGACAAGATGAATTAA
- a CDS encoding PTS sugar transporter subunit IIB, whose product MAKLKVIAACGSGMGSSQIIKMKLEKVFKKLGLDAEIYHTNVGDAKSQANNYDVVFCSESLVGTFTGTKAKVIGLKNLLAEKEMEEKIQANIVDA is encoded by the coding sequence ATGGCTAAATTAAAAGTTATCGCTGCATGTGGTTCTGGTATGGGTTCTTCCCAGATTATCAAGATGAAGCTCGAAAAGGTGTTCAAGAAATTGGGCCTCGATGCGGAAATCTATCATACCAACGTAGGCGACGCCAAATCTCAGGCCAACAACTATGATGTGGTGTTCTGCTCCGAATCCCTCGTGGGCACGTTCACTGGCACGAAGGCCAAGGTTATCGGCCTGAAGAATCTGCTGGCAGAAAAAGAAATGGAAGAAAAAATTCAAGCCAATATCGTTGACGCATAA
- a CDS encoding PTS ascorbate transporter subunit IIC, translating into MEMLLSVWEFFQNNILTKPAFFIGFIVFAGYALLGKKWYECLAGFIKGTVGYMILNVASGGLVGNFRPVLAGLKDRFELSAAVIDPYFGQAAAQASVENIGRSFSMMMMVLLIAFTMNILLVLFRRYTKIRTLFITGHVMVQQSSTALWLVLFCFPGLMDPQVVVMLGILLGTYWAVASNLTVEPVAKLTEGGGFATGHQQMFGIFLVSKIAKKIGNPKNSLENLKLPGFLSIFNENMVATGVLMTIFFGTIITILGPDLMHQIDKGFGAKQNFGFYILEKSLNFAVYLTILQLGVRTFVSELTNSFQGISEKLLPGSVPAVDCAATYGFGHPNAVTFGFLFGAFGQFLAIMGLIVFNSPILIISGFVPLFFDNATFAVFANRLGGIRAAAIIPFCSGIIQVLGGGFAAYHFTTGNFGGWHGNFDWDAVWPFIGVIMENFQYIGVAAVVILLLAIPQILYAKNKDTYFVIAEDFDKYKEILAKKQGVPVDQVVID; encoded by the coding sequence ATGGAAATGTTATTATCCGTTTGGGAATTTTTCCAAAACAACATCCTGACGAAACCGGCCTTCTTCATCGGCTTTATCGTCTTTGCCGGTTACGCTCTTTTGGGCAAGAAATGGTATGAATGTCTGGCGGGCTTCATCAAAGGTACAGTTGGTTACATGATTTTGAACGTAGCCAGCGGCGGCTTGGTTGGTAACTTCCGTCCGGTGCTTGCAGGGCTCAAGGACAGATTTGAACTCTCCGCAGCGGTTATTGACCCGTACTTCGGTCAGGCAGCTGCCCAGGCTTCGGTAGAAAATATCGGCCGTTCCTTCTCGATGATGATGATGGTTCTGCTGATTGCATTCACCATGAATATCCTTTTGGTATTGTTCCGCAGATATACGAAGATTCGTACGCTCTTTATTACTGGTCACGTTATGGTACAGCAGTCCTCCACGGCTCTCTGGCTCGTGCTGTTCTGCTTCCCGGGCCTTATGGACCCGCAGGTTGTTGTTATGCTCGGTATCCTCTTGGGTACTTACTGGGCAGTTGCTTCTAACCTCACCGTTGAACCGGTAGCCAAACTCACCGAAGGCGGCGGCTTTGCAACTGGTCACCAGCAGATGTTTGGTATCTTCCTCGTATCCAAGATTGCCAAGAAAATCGGCAATCCGAAAAACTCTTTGGAAAACCTCAAACTGCCCGGTTTCCTGTCCATCTTCAATGAAAACATGGTAGCAACGGGCGTACTCATGACCATCTTCTTCGGTACGATTATCACGATTCTCGGCCCGGACCTCATGCATCAGATTGATAAGGGCTTCGGTGCTAAGCAGAACTTCGGTTTCTACATCCTCGAAAAATCCTTGAACTTCGCCGTTTACCTGACTATCCTGCAGCTTGGTGTTCGTACATTCGTATCCGAACTCACGAATTCCTTCCAGGGTATTTCCGAAAAACTCCTGCCTGGTTCCGTGCCTGCAGTGGACTGCGCCGCAACCTATGGTTTTGGTCATCCCAACGCAGTAACCTTCGGCTTCCTGTTCGGTGCTTTCGGTCAGTTCCTGGCCATCATGGGCCTGATTGTGTTCAACAGCCCGATTCTGATTATCTCCGGGTTCGTACCCCTGTTCTTCGATAATGCAACCTTTGCTGTATTTGCTAACCGCCTCGGCGGTATCCGCGCTGCAGCCATTATTCCCTTCTGCTCCGGTATCATTCAGGTACTGGGCGGCGGCTTTGCTGCTTACCACTTCACCACGGGTAACTTCGGTGGCTGGCACGGCAACTTCGACTGGGATGCAGTTTGGCCCTTCATCGGTGTGATTATGGAAAACTTCCAGTACATTGGTGTAGCCGCGGTAGTAATCCTGCTGCTGGCAATCCCGCAGATTCTCTACGCGAAGAACAAAGATACTTACTTTGTAATTGCCGAAGACTTCGACAAGTATAAAGAAATCCTCGCCAAGAAACAGGGCGTGCCTGTGGATCAGGTAGTTATTGATTAA
- a CDS encoding PTS sugar transporter subunit IIA encodes MFKEFVEKKHYSFHEGFDDWRDAVRAACAPLLADGTIEKEYPEIIIEKVEELGPYIVIAPNICIPHAERGRGVNDTAMCFMKTEKPVSFDPNDPDKDARIFVVLAATDDEVHLNNLMALSETLSDEDIVAKVLEAKTPEDLLKIEE; translated from the coding sequence ATGTTCAAAGAATTTGTGGAGAAAAAACACTATTCCTTCCATGAAGGTTTCGATGACTGGCGTGACGCGGTTCGCGCAGCCTGCGCACCGCTCCTGGCTGATGGCACCATCGAGAAGGAATATCCCGAAATCATCATTGAAAAGGTGGAGGAGCTCGGCCCTTACATCGTCATTGCCCCGAACATCTGCATTCCGCATGCAGAGCGCGGCCGCGGCGTAAACGATACGGCTATGTGCTTCATGAAGACGGAAAAGCCCGTCAGCTTTGACCCGAATGACCCGGATAAAGATGCCCGCATCTTCGTGGTGCTCGCGGCAACGGATGATGAAGTTCACCTCAACAATCTGATGGCGCTTTCGGAAACCTTATCCGATGAGGATATTGTAGCAAAAGTTCTGGAAGCGAAGACGCCGGAAGATTTGCTGAAAATCGAGGAATAA
- the ulaG gene encoding L-ascorbate 6-phosphate lactonase: protein MSKISEMTRESWINSTFPEWGTWLVEDIEQAVVPEGQVSIWWLGCTGVWFKTPGGANVTVDLWCGNGKRTHGDGKMKVGHQMANMCGCRTMQPNLRNVPFVIDPFAFKHVDAVLATHYHQDHMSAEWAAHVINSGMTTTDENGKEIPVPFIGPEKSVETWVKWGVPRERCQVVKPGDTIKIKDIEIIALDSFDRTCIVTTDSTGPDREELTGKCPTDMDEKAVNYLLKTPGGNIYHSGDSHFSIYFAKHGKDYDIDVAFGSFGENPIGMQDKMTSIDVLRMAENLQCKVVVPIHWDVWTNFQADCEEIKVLYDFKKDRNEYKFHPFFWQVGGKYTYPQDKDKLYYHHRRGFEDCFEHPQNIPFRSCL from the coding sequence ATGAGCAAGATTAGTGAGATGACAAGAGAATCCTGGATTAACAGCACGTTCCCGGAATGGGGCACCTGGCTCGTTGAGGACATCGAGCAGGCGGTCGTTCCGGAAGGTCAGGTTTCCATTTGGTGGCTGGGCTGCACGGGCGTTTGGTTCAAGACGCCGGGCGGTGCCAACGTAACGGTTGACCTCTGGTGCGGCAACGGCAAGCGCACCCATGGCGATGGCAAGATGAAGGTTGGCCACCAGATGGCAAATATGTGCGGCTGCCGCACGATGCAGCCAAACCTCCGCAACGTGCCGTTTGTCATTGACCCCTTCGCTTTCAAGCATGTGGATGCAGTGCTCGCCACCCATTACCATCAGGACCATATGTCCGCTGAATGGGCCGCACACGTCATCAACAGCGGCATGACCACGACGGATGAAAACGGCAAGGAAATTCCGGTTCCGTTCATCGGCCCCGAAAAGAGCGTGGAAACCTGGGTGAAATGGGGCGTACCTCGTGAACGCTGCCAGGTCGTAAAGCCGGGTGACACGATTAAGATTAAGGATATCGAAATCATCGCCCTCGACAGCTTCGACAGAACCTGCATCGTGACCACGGACAGCACCGGCCCGGACAGAGAAGAACTCACCGGCAAGTGCCCGACGGACATGGACGAAAAAGCAGTTAACTACCTCCTCAAAACCCCGGGCGGCAACATTTACCACTCCGGTGACAGCCATTTCTCCATTTACTTTGCAAAACACGGCAAGGATTACGACATTGATGTGGCCTTTGGTTCCTTCGGTGAGAACCCGATTGGCATGCAGGACAAGATGACTTCCATCGATGTGCTGCGCATGGCGGAAAACCTCCAGTGCAAGGTTGTTGTTCCCATCCACTGGGATGTATGGACGAACTTCCAGGCTGACTGTGAAGAAATCAAAGTGCTCTACGACTTCAAGAAGGACCGCAACGAATACAAATTCCATCCCTTCTTCTGGCAGGTGGGCGGTAAGTACACTTACCCGCAGGATAAGGATAAGCTCTACTACCATCATCGCCGGGGCTTCGAGGATTGCTTCGAGCATCCGCAGAATATCCCGTTCCGTTCCTGCTTGTAA
- a CDS encoding DeoR/GlpR family DNA-binding transcription regulator, translating to MKNSKSVVFKRQQALLKELREEKTIDVETVAQKLNVSPTTIRRDLVMFEKQNLIERFHGGATLLEESLREEDNPTDNREAEDKEQKHIIARYAAELVEDGDTIFINSSSTALLMLDYLKGKNVIVVTNNGFAVGHPHDPQVEIIMTGGEIYQRRKSLVGEFALHTLTKIIADKAFIGVGGISAEGGITTSVLPETAVNETMLRRCQGKRYVLAANSKIGREHNFHSADVNQVNCLITCKGAPSNELDAIRHSGVDVVELNL from the coding sequence ATGAAAAATAGCAAAAGCGTAGTCTTCAAGCGCCAGCAGGCCTTGTTAAAGGAACTGCGGGAGGAAAAGACCATCGATGTAGAAACGGTAGCCCAGAAGCTGAACGTCTCCCCCACCACCATCCGCCGGGATTTGGTAATGTTTGAAAAGCAGAACTTAATTGAACGGTTTCATGGCGGTGCTACATTATTAGAAGAATCCCTGCGGGAGGAAGACAACCCCACAGACAACCGTGAAGCTGAAGATAAAGAACAAAAACACATTATCGCCCGCTACGCGGCCGAACTGGTGGAGGACGGCGATACCATCTTCATTAATTCCAGTTCCACAGCCCTGCTGATGCTCGACTACTTAAAAGGAAAAAACGTCATCGTGGTGACCAATAACGGCTTTGCTGTCGGCCATCCCCATGACCCGCAGGTGGAAATCATTATGACCGGTGGCGAAATCTATCAGCGCCGCAAATCCCTCGTCGGCGAGTTCGCCCTGCACACCCTGACCAAAATCATCGCCGACAAGGCCTTTATCGGTGTCGGCGGCATCAGCGCCGAGGGCGGCATTACCACATCGGTACTCCCCGAAACCGCCGTAAACGAAACCATGCTGCGCCGCTGTCAGGGGAAACGCTATGTACTCGCTGCTAACAGCAAAATCGGGCGCGAGCACAACTTCCATAGTGCCGATGTCAATCAGGTCAACTGCCTGATTACCTGCAAAGGGGCGCCCTCCAATGAACTGGATGCCATACGGCATAGCGGTGTAGATGTAGTGGAACTCAATCTATAA
- a CDS encoding HAD family hydrolase, giving the protein MIKLILSDMDGTLLDENGQLPQEFDEVMDALHARGVQFAPASGRQYFSLLKSFEKYEDKFIFVSDNGTIVRQHGEELFSDIIDRDLAREIYNSVNEIDGIYNVFCGKETVYLLRGKQPEEQMGELKKYFRAVEIVDSFDDIPDEPIKISFFTPDGDAAEKIYPLFAKYYDSMQVVLASAFWVDVTNKGANKGMAVKALQKRLGLKPEECAVFGDYMNDLEMMGAAYYSYAMENAYPPVKEAARFVAPSNAEHGVMKTIRGFIEQGLC; this is encoded by the coding sequence ATGATCAAGTTGATTTTGTCCGATATGGATGGTACTTTGCTGGATGAAAACGGTCAGCTGCCGCAGGAATTTGATGAGGTGATGGATGCGCTGCATGCCCGGGGCGTGCAGTTTGCTCCCGCCAGTGGGCGGCAGTATTTTTCCCTGCTGAAAAGCTTTGAGAAGTACGAGGATAAGTTTATCTTCGTCAGCGACAATGGCACCATCGTGCGCCAGCATGGGGAGGAACTCTTTTCTGATATCATCGATAGGGACCTGGCGCGGGAGATTTACAACAGCGTCAACGAGATAGATGGCATCTACAACGTGTTCTGCGGCAAAGAGACGGTGTACCTGCTGCGCGGCAAGCAGCCCGAGGAACAGATGGGCGAGCTCAAGAAGTATTTCCGCGCAGTGGAAATCGTGGACAGCTTCGACGATATTCCCGATGAACCCATCAAGATTTCCTTCTTCACTCCCGATGGGGATGCCGCGGAGAAGATTTATCCGCTGTTTGCCAAGTATTACGATTCCATGCAGGTGGTGCTGGCCAGTGCATTCTGGGTGGATGTGACCAACAAGGGGGCCAACAAGGGCATGGCAGTGAAAGCCCTGCAGAAACGCCTGGGCCTTAAGCCGGAGGAATGTGCGGTGTTTGGCGATTATATGAACGATTTGGAAATGATGGGCGCGGCGTACTACAGCTACGCCATGGAAAATGCCTACCCGCCGGTAAAGGAAGCGGCACGGTTTGTAGCACCGAGCAATGCGGAACACGGGGTGATGAAGACCATCCGCGGCTTTATTGAGCAGGGCTTGTGCTGA
- a CDS encoding HAD-IIB family hydrolase, whose protein sequence is MGKYTGKMIISDLDGTLIPRGGVISAENKAAIQAFVDGGGRFAIATGRTPEAAAGYVEGLPINAPSVFFNGAMLYDWATKKVLKTMPLTAKDTENLWPAFAARALAEFPEACIEVYTADNCHIVTPEANDDPRLPHEYYRYAHTALDKLTDTAKTPWLKFFACDKHAHLEKYVQLAEQMGVAALANGFYSEDNYYEFVAKDVSKGSMVASIREQLPGIEIIACGDYLNDNEMLAEADMGIAPANAHEDTKKIADRVGCRVEEHLLAWIVNNIA, encoded by the coding sequence ATGGGTAAATATACAGGCAAAATGATTATTTCCGATTTGGACGGCACGTTGATTCCGCGGGGCGGCGTGATTTCTGCAGAGAATAAAGCGGCCATTCAGGCCTTTGTGGATGGCGGCGGCCGTTTTGCTATAGCCACGGGCCGCACGCCCGAAGCGGCGGCCGGGTATGTGGAAGGACTGCCGATAAATGCGCCGTCCGTGTTCTTCAACGGGGCCATGCTTTATGACTGGGCGACCAAAAAAGTGCTCAAGACCATGCCGCTGACGGCAAAGGATACGGAAAATCTCTGGCCAGCCTTTGCTGCGCGCGCATTGGCAGAATTTCCCGAGGCCTGCATCGAGGTCTATACGGCAGATAACTGCCATATCGTTACGCCGGAGGCGAACGACGACCCGCGTCTGCCGCACGAATATTACCGTTATGCGCATACGGCGCTGGATAAACTTACGGACACGGCCAAGACGCCGTGGCTCAAATTCTTTGCCTGCGACAAGCACGCGCATCTGGAAAAATATGTGCAGCTTGCCGAGCAGATGGGCGTAGCGGCTTTGGCGAACGGCTTCTACTCCGAGGACAATTACTACGAGTTCGTGGCCAAAGACGTGTCCAAAGGCTCCATGGTGGCGTCCATCCGCGAACAACTGCCGGGCATTGAAATCATCGCCTGCGGCGATTACCTCAACGACAATGAAATGCTGGCAGAAGCCGATATGGGCATTGCTCCGGCTAACGCTCATGAGGATACGAAAAAAATTGCTGACCGTGTCGGCTGCCGTGTGGAAGAACACCTGCTGGCGTGGATTGTGAACAATATTGCCTGA
- a CDS encoding response regulator transcription factor has protein sequence MLDLVIVEDEEIIRRGLVCTIDWLKLGARVVGEAANGREALRVIQETGPDVVLTDIKMPVMDGIALTETLKAEKNPAKVIYLTSYADFSYAQTALHLDVCDYLLKPVNEADLARALAKIDKSKEPAAEEAFSWDEGLKAAYHTGNPYVQAVLKRIEAGYQGRLSSEAIAAELGVSSSYLSRKLKEETGQTFGNLLTQYRLQRAIEMLQAGTWRVYEVAEQTGFGEYKNFTQMFKKYLHTTPKAFMQEITVGIKL, from the coding sequence ATGCTTGATTTGGTGATTGTGGAAGACGAAGAAATTATCCGCCGCGGGCTGGTGTGTACCATTGACTGGCTGAAACTGGGGGCCAGAGTGGTGGGCGAGGCCGCCAACGGCCGGGAGGCCCTGCGGGTTATTCAGGAAACCGGCCCGGATGTGGTGCTGACGGATATCAAGATGCCCGTGATGGACGGCATTGCTTTGACGGAAACCTTGAAAGCCGAGAAGAATCCAGCCAAGGTCATCTATCTGACCAGCTATGCGGATTTTTCCTATGCCCAGACGGCCCTGCATTTAGACGTCTGCGACTATCTGCTGAAACCGGTCAACGAAGCGGATTTAGCAAGGGCACTGGCCAAAATTGACAAGTCAAAAGAACCGGCAGCAGAGGAAGCGTTCTCTTGGGACGAGGGCTTAAAGGCGGCCTATCATACGGGCAATCCCTATGTGCAGGCGGTGCTCAAACGCATCGAAGCGGGCTATCAGGGGCGGCTCAGCAGCGAGGCCATTGCCGCAGAACTGGGCGTTTCGTCCAGCTACCTTTCCCGCAAGCTCAAAGAAGAAACAGGGCAGACATTTGGGAATCTTTTGACCCAGTACCGCCTGCAGCGGGCCATTGAAATGCTGCAGGCCGGCACCTGGCGGGTCTACGAGGTGGCCGAGCAGACAGGCTTTGGCGAGTACAAGAATTTCACCCAGATGTTCAAGAAATATCTGCATACCACGCCCAAGGCCTTTATGCAGGAAATCACCGTTGGTATAAAACTGTAA
- a CDS encoding cache domain-containing sensor histidine kinase, translating to MHRYFESRLQRALFLYAVVPLLIMAFIGSVLMFASWRHSVVGINRDAREQAAEKLAAVSDDFSQHGAATAHFLAKGRDMSRWQEDEKRGAAFARLYEDVGHTGADFYVVDKDGEVLLGSREKLPKGILPVKKKWGIWQRLGKEPFTVCQEFLPAPMGQDLLCGRAIVVDGEVAGYLLYDIPAAYLNSLASDSWVPMLLTDHFGNVRLEKSGERFMESRKLLGEFATADNELVKKGKEIFYVTSTPVPFGGEEYRLYAVTPVTDLLVRYIIGAGAIVLAVLLMIPLILRSVRRESKLTAQALDHLTTIAELRELESQFNPHFLFNTLENIKFMVRLDPGAATEMIMALSALLRYSIAEDGRQVALQEDIKYLASYMKIQKYRFGSRLDFTMEIDKRAETVPVPKLLFQPLLENAIKYGEDEEGNLRINFRIEWQESQLNVRVKDAGDGIAPEKLAELQALLQSSANNSSHKGLFNVQRRLQLLYGEACGLKIDCPATGGTEIHLCLPLLKKESQDA from the coding sequence ATGCACCGTTACTTTGAATCTCGTCTGCAGCGCGCATTGTTTCTTTATGCCGTAGTGCCGCTGCTGATTATGGCCTTTATTGGCTCGGTGCTGATGTTTGCCAGCTGGCGTCATTCGGTGGTGGGGATAAATCGGGATGCGCGGGAGCAGGCTGCGGAGAAGCTGGCGGCGGTCAGTGATGATTTTTCCCAGCATGGGGCGGCTACGGCGCATTTTCTGGCCAAGGGCAGGGATATGTCGCGTTGGCAGGAGGACGAAAAGCGGGGCGCGGCCTTTGCGCGGCTTTATGAGGATGTGGGCCATACCGGGGCGGATTTTTATGTGGTGGATAAGGATGGCGAGGTGCTCCTGGGCAGCCGGGAGAAACTGCCCAAGGGCATCCTGCCGGTGAAGAAAAAGTGGGGCATATGGCAGCGGCTGGGGAAGGAACCTTTTACCGTTTGTCAGGAATTTTTGCCGGCGCCCATGGGGCAGGATTTGCTCTGCGGGCGGGCTATCGTGGTGGATGGTGAAGTGGCCGGCTATCTGCTCTACGACATTCCGGCGGCTTATTTGAACAGTCTGGCCAGCGACAGCTGGGTACCCATGCTGCTCACCGACCATTTCGGCAATGTCCGGCTCGAAAAGAGCGGAGAACGTTTCATGGAAAGCCGCAAGCTGTTGGGCGAATTTGCCACGGCGGACAATGAATTGGTGAAAAAGGGCAAAGAAATTTTCTATGTGACCAGTACCCCTGTTCCCTTTGGCGGAGAGGAGTACCGCCTCTATGCCGTGACCCCTGTCACGGATTTGCTGGTGCGCTACATTATCGGCGCCGGGGCCATTGTGCTGGCGGTGCTCTTGATGATTCCGTTGATTTTGCGCAGCGTCCGCCGGGAGAGTAAGCTGACCGCGCAGGCTTTGGACCACCTCACCACCATTGCAGAACTCAGGGAACTCGAATCCCAGTTCAATCCACATTTTCTCTTTAATACGCTAGAAAATATCAAATTCATGGTGCGCCTTGACCCTGGCGCGGCTACGGAAATGATTATGGCGCTGTCGGCGCTTCTGCGCTACAGCATTGCCGAGGATGGGCGGCAGGTGGCTTTGCAGGAGGACATCAAGTATCTGGCAAGCTATATGAAAATCCAGAAGTACCGCTTCGGCAGCCGTCTGGATTTTACGATGGAGATTGATAAGCGGGCGGAGACGGTGCCTGTGCCGAAACTCCTGTTCCAGCCACTGCTCGAAAACGCCATCAAATACGGCGAGGATGAAGAAGGCAATCTGCGAATTAACTTCCGCATCGAGTGGCAGGAGAGCCAGCTGAATGTGCGGGTAAAGGACGCAGGCGACGGTATCGCGCCTGAGAAGCTGGCCGAGCTGCAAGCGCTCTTGCAGAGCAGTGCCAACAACAGCAGCCACAAGGGCCTGTTCAATGTGCAGCGGCGACTGCAGCTCTTGTACGGCGAGGCATGCGGCCTTAAAATCGACTGTCCGGCAACGGGCGGCACGGAGATTCATCTGTGCCTGCCCCTGCTCAAAAAGGAGTCACAAGATGCTTGA